One window of Methanobacterium alkalithermotolerans genomic DNA carries:
- a CDS encoding PIN domain-containing protein, which produces MFKKNLVLDASAFIGGYVPEKECNFTVSEITDEVKDLKSLMIMERAIKEGNLIIDQPDEEDVLKVESSIKNSGDNLRLSNPDKKILALALSIKKRKGNVNVITDDYSIQNALKILGIPFRSILTPGISEVYNWKKICRGCKKKFSENYLEDECDICGSPIHKKRFKSSKMKKKS; this is translated from the coding sequence ATGTTTAAAAAAAATCTGGTACTTGATGCCTCTGCATTTATTGGAGGATATGTTCCTGAAAAAGAATGCAATTTTACTGTATCTGAAATTACAGATGAAGTTAAAGACCTGAAATCTTTAATGATAATGGAAAGAGCAATTAAGGAAGGTAATCTCATTATCGATCAACCGGATGAGGAAGATGTACTAAAGGTAGAATCTTCTATAAAAAACTCAGGAGATAATTTAAGACTCTCTAATCCAGATAAAAAAATTTTAGCTCTGGCATTATCCATTAAAAAAAGAAAAGGTAATGTGAATGTCATAACTGATGACTACTCCATTCAAAATGCACTCAAAATTTTAGGAATACCCTTTAGAAGCATATTAACTCCGGGAATTAGCGAGGTTTATAACTGGAAAAAAATTTGCAGAGGATGTAAAAAGAAATTCTCTGAGAATTATCTTGAAGATGAATGTGATATATGTGGCTCACCCATCCATAAAAAAAGATTCAAATCCTCTAAAATGAAAAAAAAGTCATGA
- a CDS encoding DUF2117 domain-containing protein encodes MRIGVVVHGPHIVDSGYALKIIKLLQGYGEVKARLGGTMGRTAVHDAHLENIIDISSKRLPSASVDKFHDEGYDVLFLINYGKSSITGHGFGYKVFKRSRTKTALIQIERPGEADGSVIPWRKSLRPLAREIASKMELKLVLPSRIIKEIFHEGTDCGHQQGSKTYRKLVGVAPDENIFLNGIVVGKSTSDEVILVSENGTLTGIIGGEIKPHGVEKLGNIDLNEAVVKTGLLRRSNVIPRIIESSSNNSKMNISFLNHAAEDVYLLKNADYVVTVGDDTTLVAADILYRFNVPIIGITDGDLDQVVENGFKTSGSMIIELESGWDDIVGEKIFFELFKGKQTLEIDDIENFKREILHIINNTAAKYYIKQTLDS; translated from the coding sequence ATGAGAATTGGTGTTGTGGTTCATGGCCCTCATATTGTAGACTCCGGGTATGCATTGAAAATCATCAAGTTACTGCAGGGCTATGGTGAGGTGAAAGCCAGGTTGGGAGGTACCATGGGAAGGACTGCTGTACATGACGCCCATCTGGAAAATATAATTGATATATCTTCTAAGAGGCTTCCCAGCGCATCGGTGGATAAATTTCATGATGAGGGTTATGATGTTCTGTTTTTGATTAATTATGGGAAATCCAGCATAACCGGCCATGGATTCGGATATAAAGTTTTTAAAAGGTCCCGGACAAAAACTGCTTTAATTCAGATAGAAAGACCAGGTGAAGCTGACGGTAGTGTTATTCCCTGGAGAAAATCATTAAGGCCTCTGGCCAGAGAAATTGCCTCTAAAATGGAACTAAAACTGGTCCTTCCCTCCCGGATAATAAAAGAAATATTTCATGAGGGAACTGATTGCGGGCATCAACAGGGATCTAAAACATATCGAAAGCTGGTGGGTGTTGCTCCTGATGAAAATATATTTTTAAATGGTATTGTGGTGGGTAAATCAACCTCAGATGAGGTTATCCTGGTTAGTGAAAATGGAACGCTAACTGGAATAATTGGAGGTGAAATAAAGCCCCATGGAGTAGAAAAATTGGGAAATATTGATCTTAATGAAGCAGTAGTTAAAACTGGACTGTTAAGGAGATCCAATGTAATTCCCCGGATTATTGAATCATCTTCTAATAACTCTAAAATGAATATTTCTTTTTTAAACCATGCAGCAGAAGATGTTTATCTATTAAAAAATGCAGATTATGTGGTAACGGTAGGGGATGATACCACCCTGGTAGCGGCCGATATACTTTACCGATTTAATGTACCTATTATTGGTATTACTGATGGGGATCTTGACCAGGTAGTTGAAAATGGATTTAAAACTTCGGGATCAATGATTATTGAGCTTGAAAGTGGTTGGGATGATATAGTAGGAGAAAAAATATTTTTTGAGCTTTTTAAAGGTAAGCAGACGCTGGAAATCGATGATATCGAAAATTTTAAAAGGGAAATATTACACATTATTAATAATACAGCAGCTAAATATTATATAAAACAAACTTTAGACAGTTGA
- a CDS encoding methanogenesis marker 2 protein has translation MDLDHLVNSIINYEGVTRKKPIKELTTILHDVYNVAGNTLLGFGDDASAIDIGNENLLLLAADGMWGKLMAADPYWAGYCSVLVNVNDIAAMGGKPVGMVNILSIANKDTCNEIMRGIKDGAEKFGVPMVGGHVHPDTPYDALDVSIAGITTRDALINSFDAQVGDKVIVAIDLDGKQHPKFTLNWDTTTHKDKKLVQSQIEVMHKIALENLVTSGKDISNPGILGTLGMLLESSQKGARVELEKIPRNPSVNWEEWLKSYPGSGFVLTAPDSRVNRCIELLEEVNITAKVVGDIIKDKKLILTYKNQEKIVFDQDKNLIMG, from the coding sequence TTGGATTTAGACCATCTTGTTAATTCTATTATAAATTACGAAGGGGTAACACGCAAAAAACCGATAAAGGAACTTACCACTATCCTTCATGATGTATACAATGTAGCAGGGAATACTTTACTTGGTTTTGGGGATGATGCTTCTGCCATAGACATTGGCAATGAAAATTTACTTCTTTTAGCTGCCGATGGGATGTGGGGGAAACTTATGGCTGCTGATCCTTACTGGGCGGGTTATTGTTCTGTACTGGTAAATGTAAATGATATTGCGGCCATGGGTGGTAAACCGGTGGGAATGGTCAATATTCTCTCCATTGCAAATAAGGATACCTGTAATGAAATTATGAGAGGCATAAAAGACGGTGCAGAAAAATTTGGAGTTCCCATGGTAGGGGGGCATGTTCACCCTGATACTCCCTATGATGCCCTTGACGTTTCTATAGCCGGGATTACCACCAGGGATGCACTAATTAATAGCTTTGATGCTCAGGTAGGGGATAAGGTGATAGTAGCCATTGATTTAGATGGAAAACAACACCCTAAATTCACCCTTAATTGGGATACCACTACTCATAAAGATAAAAAACTGGTCCAATCTCAGATAGAAGTAATGCATAAAATTGCCCTGGAAAATCTGGTTACTTCAGGAAAAGATATCAGTAATCCTGGAATACTGGGCACTTTAGGAATGTTACTGGAATCATCACAAAAGGGCGCCCGGGTGGAACTGGAAAAAATCCCTCGCAACCCTTCAGTAAATTGGGAAGAATGGCTAAAATCATATCCTGGATCTGGCTTTGTTCTTACAGCTCCTGATTCCAGGGTAAATAGATGTATTGAACTTTTAGAAGAGGTCAATATAACTGCAAAGGTGGTGGGGGATATAATTAAGGATAAAAAACTTATTTTAACCTACAAAAACCAGGAAAAAATTGTTTTTGATCAGGATAAAAACCTTATAATGGGCTAA